The sequence below is a genomic window from Melospiza georgiana isolate bMelGeo1 chromosome 6, bMelGeo1.pri, whole genome shotgun sequence.
CACtgggggaggtttgggttggaaagggaaaattccttcatgggaagggctgtccagccctggaacaggctgccagggcagtggtggaatcctcatccctggaggggtttaaaaggtgtgtggatgtggcacttgggggcATGGATTGGTGGTGaccttggcactgctgtgggaatggtggacttgatgatcccggagggtttttttccaacctaaccaattctgtgactctgtgatcaGGACCATGAACTGGGACCTCTTTGTGTATCTCCTGCTCTTCTTCCACCCTTCTGTTCCTCCCTGCCACCCTCAGGGCATTGTTTAATTTGGGTGCAGACAAGATtgtacattttttctttaaataggactaaagattattttaaatgctttatttaaaacataaaccccccataatttttaattgattaAAACATTAAGGCATTTAAAACAtaagccccagagcagctctttttGCTCCGAGGCCTTACAGCCATTGTTTGgcaatacaaaaatatttgaaaaatattcaatatttggaaaatgttcaatattttaataatattttgagAAAGCATTTCatggttttaatttctttgtccAGCTGGTCTTGCCTTGGCCATCAGCTGACCTTTAAACAGGAACGTGAGCCCTTAATGAATTAAACCCTGAGTCTCTGGCCGTGGCACTGTCACTGTGCATGCTGTGgctttgtgctggagctgctgctctcaaaCCCAAAAGGTTTTGGGTTGTGGTGCAAGTGGGGATTGGGGAAAGGAGGGTGAACTGTGTCCAGCTTCTGTGGGAACAGCACCTGACCATGCACGAGAGGAGCTGGAGGCACCGTGTGGGAAGGAGATGGAACGTCCAGCACTGATGTTTGCTCCTGGTGGACACACATTCCTCACACCTTCCTCAGGGGccaccctgtgtccctgcccctggcagggcatTGGAATGAGAGgagctttaaggccccttccaaccccagccaTCCCAGCATTCTCTGGCTGGCACAGTTTACTCCCCGTGAGTCTCCTGAACTCATTTTGGAGAACACATTGCaaaattgcttttgaaaatgaGGTTTCCTGATGGAGCTTGTGGACTTCAGCTCCAGGACCTGTATCTTAACAATCAGAGAGGGTGAAATTTTAGGTGGTTTTGAGACAATTTTTTGCTGGTTGCAGAAAATTGTCCTTCCCAAGTGTTTGCAGAAGGATATAATAACAAATAACTCCAGGAAATTGTGAAGGTTCCTCCTGATTGCAAAACATGTATTCCAGTACATCTGAACCTTCATTCCTAACTCCAGTTTTGGATGAATGTTCCTCATATCAGCAGAATTAGGAGGCACACTCTGGCCAAATTGACTGAAGGGTCAATATGAACCTAAAAGTCTTAAATTCAGCTCATCATTATCaccagaaaatgtaaaaataaattgtagCAGGAAAGTTCCTGCAGAGTTTTCCTTTCATCCTGATTGGCAATTGCAACACTTCTCCAAACCCTGGGCTGTCTCTCAATCCCCAAATCTCCATTTCTTACACCAGTTCTTTTTAATTCCCTGTGATTCCaggaaattatttatatattctaAGAGATACATTTAAATGTATGCaattacatataatatataaaataaaattatattattacttataatttataaaacaaaattatatatattaggaaaatattaatatttattaagtAATTACATCTCTAACTGCATATATAAATTAAACCTCTGTATTAACTTTATATAGtaaaatattcatatatttaattatatatatatagtggtAAATAAATTGTCAAACTGCCTGAAactaatttaattattttaactaATGGTCTTTATTTACCAGTGCAGGTCTCCTTTTTAAGGAGCTGCTTCCAAAGTCATCCATTCCCAAGGGAAATTTcctcctccagggctgggcagtgacaAACCCCTTGGTGTTCCTGTGAATGAGGACTGCAAACAGCAGATTTTTTGGTCAAGTTTTAATGCTTTTTGTGAAGGTAAATTTGTGAAGGTAAATTATTCCCACACTAACACTGGGTTTATTTCTTCCTGGAAATTTTGGTCTGGGAGATAAAATCTGATCAAGCAAAAAGGACCCTGAGAGGTGAGGAAACAGGTGAGTTTTTGCCAAAATAAGGCTGCAGGGAGTTGATCTGTTGCAAGGAGAGGGCTTGAGGGCTCACAACAAATAATCATCCAGGCTCAgggtctctgaggtgaaacccAGGAATTTATCATGAAATCCatgcttgggttggaagggaccttatgGATCCTCCAGTGAtgatccatgggcagggacaccttgcacttgcccaggttgttccaagccctgtccaacctggccctgaagATCCATCACTGCATACAGCACTACCTGGATTATTTCCCAAATTAtaaatattctatttatttGAACTGTATTATCAGCCTCTTACTCCCCCTGTTAATTATGGCACCACAATGTTTTTGGGGCCACCAGACTTTTAAAacccttttctttctccacaCTTCTCACGGGAGTGACACAAGTATCACCatatttaaaggattttttaataCACTAAATCTCCTGTTTGAACTTGAATTTCAGTTTCATGGGAAGGAAGAGAataaatttggtttattttaatttgttctaACTCTcctaaagaaaattttaaagatGTCCTGATCTCTCACCAGTGCTTTGTCTCCTTTGGATCTTCTAAACCAATgaggtttggggctttttttttgttgttttcagtttgtttttcaaattcATAATGATTTCTAAAGTCAGGGTAAATTACTAGGGTTAATGCTTTGAATCTAATGAGATTCCCTTAATTTCTTCAGGAGGTGGTATAAACCTTCCACTGTGCAAAGTGATTTATCAAACCCAATCAGTGGCTAAACCTGACTAAAACCATTAGAAACAAACTCAGTAGGGAACTTTGACtactttaaaatgtattttgaacCAAACAGTAAATTCTGAAGTTCCTGAATTCCAGGCTGTGTTTGCCGATAAAAACACAGCCATTTTTAACAAGTTTGTGCAGAAAACGAATATCCTGACTCTCCATCTGGGCTTTCCCACAGCACCTGCATTAGGATGGCAGCCAAAGGAAATGGAAGCACCAGTGCTCACTTTGTCCTCTTGGGATTCTCTGAGCAGGGCCATGTCCAGGTTGTCCTGTTTGtggtgctcctggtgctccatgTGATCACCCTGCTGGGGAATGCGGGGCTGCTGGTGTTGATCAGGCTGGTTGCCCAGCTCCACACCCCCATGTACTTCTtcctgagcagcctgtccttcctggagctctgctATTCCTCCTGCATCACCCccgggctgctccaggctctcctGCATGAGGACAAGGCCATTTCCCACACAGAGTGCCTCATGCAGTTCTATTTCTACGTGGCCTTCGCCACCACCGAGTGCTGCCTGCTGGCTGCCATGGCCTACGACCGCTGCGTGGCCgtctgccctccctgctctaCCCTTGTCCATGTCCCGAGGTCTCGGGTTGCTGTTGATATTTGCTGCCccaagatgtgcaggatgtctctgcttcgGCCTGCGCAACTGAAGAATGAGTCTGAACTCTTCACTTttcggtcttgaggttgtttattaattcttatctataaaattttctttcagcccagcagaggtctgttcagcaaggcagccacaggcactctgaccgCCCCCGAGGcagtgttgtccttttatactacaaactacatatatcatatttacacttaattcccaatatctATCACCTATGCTAGACAGTGCATTTCtattctaaaccaatcccaaagtgccaacatcactgcagaaaatggagaacaagaagaagaaggaaaaaggctAGACACGccctgattcctccatcttgtctccataACCCCCATAtcaaaaatactaaaatttacattttcacCCTTTGgttattttgttattacactattcaaacctgtgtgactttcacgtcctcatacaaagctggtaatttgctccaagcgtcaaaatcaaatccccaggtgttctgggcagcaTGCCAAGGTCTCCAAGCCCCCCGATGGGGTCTttggcaactctggacacctgGAGGGATGTACTGAGTTCCGACACCGAGGGATCTGTGCATGTCTGGTGGCCggctcctgcctggctggggtCACCAACGCCGCCCTCCACACAGGCCTGGCCCTCAGGCTGAGCTTCTGCGGCCCCATCGACTACTTCTACTGCGAGGGGCCCCCGCTCTTCGCCCTCTCCTGCACGGACCCCGCGCCCAACAAGCTGGGCATGTTGCTCATGGCGGGATTCAGCCTGGCTGCCACCGTCCTGGCCATCCTCCTCTCCTACGccctcagcctggctgccacCATCCTGGCCATTCTGCTCTCCTATGCCCTCATCCTGGCCGCCGCCCTGGGCCGCAGGGAAGCGCGAGGCCTTCTCCACCTGCGCCTTCCGCCTGGCTGCCGTGGCGCTCTTCCACGGATCCCTGGTGTCCATGtactgccagcacagctccagcagctcccggCAGCCAGACAAGGTGGCCTCTGTGTTCTACACCAAGGTGATGCCCATGCTGAACCCcttcatctacagcctgaggaaccaggagggGAAGGCCGGGCTCTGGAGGCTGATGGGGAGGAAACACTCAGTGAAAAATAGTATTTcctttttggtttgtgtttgctgcCTGGTGTTTCAATTTCAGGAATTTAAGCCCTTCTTGACCACTTGTAAAGCTTGGGGACCAGGGACTCTTCATCTCCTCTGATTACAGCTACTTGGGACCATTTCCTtcttttagggaaaaaaaaaagagaaactttgctccatctgccCAATTGTCACACTCTTGGGTTGTTTAGACATCAGGATATCCCagataatgtaaaaataaaatgcagcagGAGACTTTCTAAAGTGTTCTCCCTTCTTCCCAGTTAGCAGTTGCAGCATTTCTCCAAACCCCCAGCTGTTTCCCAGTCCCTGAATCTCCGTTTCTTACACTGgttctttttatttctatttatttatttatatcctTGAAATATATAATTGACCCAAGAAGTCAATTATATATTTCAAGGacaaatttatatatatttaaagtta
It includes:
- the LOC131084945 gene encoding olfactory receptor 5B21-like; this encodes MAAKGNGSTSAHFVLLGFSEQGHVQVVLFVVLLVLHVITLLGNAGLLVLIRLVAQLHTPMYFFLSSLSFLELCYSSCITPGLLQALLHEDKAISHTECLMQFYFYVAFATTECCLLAAMAYDRCVAVCPPCSTLVHVPRCSGQHAKVSKPPDGVFGNSGHLEGCTEFRHRGICACLVAGSCLAGVTNAALHTGLALRLSFCGPIDYFYCEGPPLFALSCTDPAPNKLGMLLMAGFSLAATVLAILLSYALSLAATILAILRAAGKREAFSTCAFRLAAVALFHGSLVSMYCQHSSSSSRQPDKVASVFYTKVMPMLNPFIYSLRNQEGKAGLWRLMGRKHSVKNRI